In one window of Legionella fallonii LLAP-10 DNA:
- a CDS encoding thiamine diphosphokinase yields MHDLINLKGYQSILCLNGKLPDSSFFTTMNLPIIAADGAANSLLELGINPALITGDLDSVRPDILTHHAFLHFPDQESNDYQKAMHYLNDNDLLPAIVVGINGGHLDHILNNINIFMETNCLLYSPPLKGFVIKEQSCMNLLLPVHTKISLMGIPEVTLSSKGLKWELNDSHLSFPGKTSCFNRTQSPEIALEVHQGAALVLIYDQMITDAGLNLID; encoded by the coding sequence ATGCACGACCTAATTAATCTAAAAGGCTATCAATCTATTCTATGCCTTAATGGCAAATTGCCTGACTCCTCCTTTTTCACAACAATGAATTTGCCCATAATCGCAGCGGATGGAGCCGCAAACAGCTTGCTGGAACTGGGTATTAATCCGGCATTAATCACTGGTGATTTAGACTCTGTTCGACCTGATATATTGACCCATCATGCTTTTTTGCATTTCCCTGATCAGGAAAGTAACGATTATCAAAAAGCGATGCACTATTTAAACGATAATGATTTATTACCTGCTATCGTTGTAGGAATAAACGGTGGACATTTAGACCACATCTTAAATAACATTAATATTTTTATGGAAACAAACTGCCTTTTATACTCACCACCGCTTAAAGGCTTTGTTATCAAAGAACAATCTTGTATGAATTTGTTATTGCCGGTTCATACAAAAATATCTCTCATGGGAATACCTGAAGTAACGCTTTCTTCAAAAGGTTTAAAATGGGAGCTTAATGATTCACATCTCTCCTTCCCTGGAAAAACATCCTGTTTTAATAGAACTCAATCGCCAGAAATTGCTTTGGAAGTTCATCAGGGTGCAGCTCTGGTTTTAATTTATGACCAGATGATTACAGATGCAGGGCTTAACCTAATCGATTAA
- a CDS encoding NHLP bacteriocin export ABC transporter permease/ATPase subunit, with product MSTQHESPIPSSNEFNLLEMPEHFEISSGSIDVFMVRTRGNARGRRFLLGHWNAGELIIGLKEITTKNIQLIASCSYHAKLTPLTWDNVTAPQQREALAQWEEHFLSFLRANKIHYAKELLLDKSAQEHQLHHEILKFYQKINPLLLKAIQLIQKKELQNRQQRKKNENNLLQRAYKHMLSVLQPGSSDVLLEKKDTLQFCVQTAAQFYHLSLQDNIVIKQIEEISQNTGMQVRQVELKDTWWLGTTNPLLLRKDGENHFYLALPKFGRGLTLYDPHRGIKKKLSRKEAQLFSPIAWLLYCPLPQKALTVKDLIVFAFKGCQGDLWRLLFIGSMAAVLSLAVPWFTGVLFEQVVPSGTIAQLKQITWALLIAACSASLFELVRAITILRIGSRLNLNLELAIWDRLIRLPASFFRQFSTGDLIQRAMSTSSVRHIMAGVVINTLLSGVFSVCSLILLFYYDAMLALTAMAVLAVISIYTVFISFKQFSLYELVVSLSSELSGLVIQLLAGIGKIQTSGREKTAFSLWGIKNSQIKKEHFKTHWYNALLSSLNALAMPLLSLIIFAQFLNRDTQLGVGIFIAFNAALGQLTAGVLGLTNTMSTVINSIPIIKRTMPILENLPEIHTGKKDPGILAGKLEAELLSFSYSPKEQAIIQDVSFIIEPGQYVAITGPSGSGKSTLIRLLLGFEKPNHGTILFDDHDMKQLNIQRVREQCGVVLQGSFLMPGTLFENIVGFSSLTQEDAWYAAEMAGLADDVRKMPMGMHTIISERGGSLSGGQRQRVLIARALAKKPKILLFDEATSALDNITQSIVIHSLEQLKITRIIIAHRLSTIEKADSIIVMQQGKIIQQGTYKKLMQEEGLFQSMAKRQLLETHCP from the coding sequence ATGAGTACTCAACACGAATCACCAATTCCTTCATCCAATGAATTTAACTTGCTTGAAATGCCTGAGCATTTTGAAATAAGTTCTGGGTCAATAGATGTGTTTATGGTACGCACTCGAGGGAATGCTCGAGGAAGACGTTTTCTGCTAGGGCATTGGAATGCAGGAGAACTCATAATCGGCTTAAAAGAAATTACAACTAAAAACATTCAGCTCATCGCATCCTGTTCCTATCATGCAAAACTTACCCCATTAACGTGGGATAACGTCACAGCGCCCCAACAGCGTGAAGCGCTTGCTCAATGGGAGGAGCATTTTCTTAGCTTTCTGCGCGCTAATAAAATTCATTATGCTAAAGAATTATTACTTGATAAATCAGCACAAGAACACCAATTACACCATGAAATTTTAAAATTTTATCAAAAAATTAATCCCCTACTGCTTAAAGCAATTCAATTAATTCAAAAAAAGGAACTACAGAACCGTCAGCAAAGAAAGAAAAATGAAAATAACCTTCTTCAACGCGCATACAAACACATGCTTTCAGTCTTACAACCAGGCTCGTCTGATGTGCTTCTGGAAAAAAAAGATACTTTGCAATTTTGTGTTCAAACCGCAGCACAATTTTATCATTTATCCTTACAAGATAATATTGTCATTAAACAGATAGAAGAGATAAGCCAGAATACGGGAATGCAAGTGCGTCAAGTAGAACTCAAAGATACTTGGTGGCTTGGTACAACGAATCCTTTATTACTAAGAAAGGACGGTGAAAACCATTTTTATCTAGCACTTCCCAAGTTTGGTCGTGGCTTAACCTTATATGATCCTCATCGGGGTATAAAGAAAAAATTATCACGAAAAGAGGCTCAATTATTTTCACCTATAGCATGGTTACTCTATTGTCCCTTACCGCAAAAAGCACTGACAGTAAAAGACTTAATAGTTTTTGCGTTCAAGGGCTGCCAAGGTGACCTGTGGCGCTTATTATTTATAGGATCGATGGCCGCTGTATTGAGTTTAGCCGTCCCTTGGTTTACTGGTGTTTTATTTGAACAAGTCGTGCCTTCTGGAACTATAGCTCAGCTAAAGCAAATCACATGGGCCTTGTTAATTGCCGCTTGTTCTGCCAGTTTATTCGAACTGGTTCGTGCGATCACCATACTACGAATAGGCAGTCGATTAAACTTAAATCTAGAGCTTGCTATTTGGGATAGATTGATCCGTCTGCCAGCCAGTTTTTTTCGTCAATTTAGTACCGGCGATTTGATACAAAGAGCGATGTCTACTAGTTCTGTACGGCATATCATGGCTGGAGTAGTAATCAATACCTTGCTTAGTGGCGTTTTTTCTGTCTGCAGTTTGATTCTATTATTCTATTATGACGCCATGCTGGCTTTAACCGCTATGGCTGTATTGGCAGTTATCTCCATTTATACTGTATTCATTAGCTTCAAACAGTTCTCTCTCTATGAATTGGTTGTTTCACTTAGTAGTGAGCTGTCTGGTTTAGTTATTCAATTGCTCGCAGGAATTGGCAAAATCCAAACCTCCGGCCGAGAAAAAACAGCTTTTTCCTTATGGGGAATAAAAAACAGCCAAATAAAGAAAGAGCATTTTAAAACACATTGGTATAACGCTTTATTATCCAGCTTAAATGCTTTAGCAATGCCCTTACTGTCTTTAATCATTTTCGCGCAATTTCTTAATCGCGATACCCAATTGGGTGTGGGAATTTTTATCGCATTCAATGCCGCTTTAGGTCAATTGACAGCGGGAGTACTTGGTTTAACTAATACAATGAGTACTGTTATTAATAGCATTCCTATCATAAAACGTACTATGCCCATACTAGAAAACTTACCCGAAATTCATACTGGAAAAAAAGACCCAGGTATTTTGGCTGGTAAGCTTGAGGCGGAACTATTAAGTTTTTCTTATTCACCTAAAGAACAAGCGATCATTCAAGACGTGTCTTTTATTATTGAACCAGGTCAATATGTCGCCATTACCGGACCATCAGGATCAGGAAAATCCACATTAATCAGGCTGTTACTCGGATTTGAAAAGCCCAACCATGGGACTATCTTGTTTGATGATCATGATATGAAACAATTAAATATACAACGTGTTCGCGAACAATGCGGCGTCGTTTTACAGGGTAGTTTTTTAATGCCAGGAACACTTTTCGAAAATATTGTAGGATTTAGTTCTCTGACTCAAGAAGATGCTTGGTATGCGGCAGAAATGGCCGGATTAGCGGATGATGTTCGTAAGATGCCCATGGGAATGCATACCATTATCTCTGAACGGGGAGGTTCTTTATCTGGAGGGCAACGCCAACGCGTCTTAATTGCCAGAGCCTTGGCAAAAAAACCAAAAATCTTATTATTTGACGAGGCAACAAGCGCCCTAGACAATATCACCCAATCGATAGTGATTCATAGCTTGGAGCAATTAAAAATAACGCGAATCATTATTGCTCATAGATTAAGTACTATAGAAAAGGCGGATTCTATCATTGTCATGCAGCAAGGAAAAATTATTCAGCAAGGAACTTATAAGAAATTAATGCAAGAAGAAGGTCTGTTCCAATCAATGGCAAAAAGACAATTATTAGAAACCCATTGCCCTTAA
- a CDS encoding alkyl/aryl-sulfatase: protein MTNPYQRIALYSSLIASSISFAADNLGGFKEPTELTQQKNAAMAQSLPFAAQQDFADATRGFIATNEGQVIKKTNEDRVIWDLNSYQFIKGEKPPASINPSLWRQARLNMNNGLYKVTDRIYQIRGFDLSNMDIIEGNTGLIIVDPLISAETAKAGLDLYFKHRPKKSVVAVIYTHSHVDHYGGVKGIVNEDDVTKGKVKIYAPKGFLEEAVSENVYAGNAMSRRSFYMYGTFLPRGERGQVDAGLGKTTSTGTVTLIPPTDEIKQTGEIKNIDGIDIVFQMAPHTEAPAEMLMYFPQFKALCAAEDATHTLHNLYTLRGAQVRDAASWWKTLNETIELFGDKTEVVFAQHHWPMWDNKRVVEFLESQRDLYKFIHDQALRMLNQGFVMTEIGNMMQLPPELANKWYNRDYYGSVSHDAKAVYQRYLGWYDSNPAHLDPIMPVESSKKYVEYMGGADAVIEKATEAYNKGEYRWVAEVMNHVVFADPNNKKARDLEADAFEQLGYQTENPTWRNEYLMGAFELRNGVPKILSSFSSSSSDTIRAMPMEMYLDYLGMRLDGQKAQGKKMSINLSLTDKNQQYAIKLQNSVLIYTANKKLDNADVSVSLPRNVLDAINLRETTLDDELKKGTVKIDGDRNKLSELLDMLVVFQPTFNIITPNEQ from the coding sequence ATGACAAATCCATATCAGCGCATCGCGTTATATTCTTCTCTTATTGCTTCATCGATTAGTTTTGCTGCAGATAATTTAGGCGGATTTAAAGAGCCGACTGAACTGACACAGCAAAAAAATGCGGCAATGGCCCAATCACTTCCTTTTGCTGCTCAACAAGATTTCGCTGACGCAACAAGGGGATTTATAGCGACCAATGAAGGACAAGTGATTAAAAAAACGAACGAAGATCGGGTGATATGGGATCTCAATTCTTATCAATTCATTAAAGGCGAAAAGCCTCCTGCATCAATTAATCCCAGCTTATGGCGTCAAGCAAGACTTAATATGAATAATGGCCTGTACAAGGTCACTGATAGGATTTATCAAATTCGTGGTTTTGATTTATCAAATATGGATATTATCGAAGGTAATACAGGTTTAATTATTGTAGATCCATTAATTAGTGCAGAAACTGCCAAAGCAGGTTTGGATTTATACTTTAAACACCGACCTAAAAAGTCGGTTGTTGCAGTGATTTATACGCACAGTCATGTGGATCACTATGGCGGGGTTAAAGGTATAGTCAATGAAGATGATGTGACGAAGGGTAAAGTAAAAATTTATGCGCCGAAGGGATTTCTAGAAGAGGCCGTAAGTGAGAACGTTTATGCGGGTAATGCGATGAGTCGTCGTTCGTTTTATATGTATGGCACTTTTCTACCCCGCGGAGAAAGAGGCCAAGTCGATGCCGGATTAGGTAAGACTACTTCAACGGGTACAGTCACTCTTATTCCGCCAACAGATGAAATCAAGCAAACTGGAGAAATAAAAAATATTGATGGAATCGATATAGTATTTCAAATGGCACCTCATACTGAGGCGCCAGCAGAAATGTTAATGTATTTCCCGCAATTCAAAGCATTATGTGCGGCGGAAGATGCAACGCATACCTTACATAATCTTTATACTTTGCGCGGTGCCCAAGTAAGGGATGCTGCTTCTTGGTGGAAAACGTTAAATGAAACCATAGAATTATTTGGTGATAAGACCGAGGTTGTATTTGCGCAACATCATTGGCCCATGTGGGATAACAAGCGCGTTGTGGAGTTTCTCGAGAGTCAGCGTGATTTATATAAGTTTATCCATGATCAAGCATTACGTATGCTCAACCAAGGATTTGTGATGACTGAGATTGGCAACATGATGCAATTACCACCGGAGCTTGCCAATAAGTGGTATAACCGTGATTATTATGGTTCCGTAAGCCATGATGCTAAGGCGGTGTATCAACGTTATTTGGGTTGGTATGATTCTAACCCAGCGCATCTTGACCCGATTATGCCCGTAGAATCGAGCAAAAAATATGTTGAGTACATGGGGGGAGCTGATGCAGTCATTGAAAAAGCCACAGAAGCATACAACAAAGGGGAGTATCGGTGGGTTGCTGAGGTGATGAATCATGTGGTATTCGCCGATCCTAATAATAAAAAAGCACGCGATTTGGAGGCTGATGCTTTTGAGCAGTTAGGTTATCAAACTGAAAATCCAACATGGCGTAATGAATATTTAATGGGGGCATTTGAATTGAGAAATGGGGTGCCTAAGATTCTCAGTTCATTTAGTTCTTCTTCTTCGGATACTATTCGCGCTATGCCTATGGAAATGTATCTCGATTATTTAGGAATGCGTTTGGATGGCCAAAAAGCGCAAGGTAAGAAAATGAGTATCAATTTAAGCCTCACGGATAAAAATCAACAATACGCGATTAAATTGCAAAATTCAGTACTGATTTATACCGCGAATAAAAAATTGGATAATGCGGATGTTAGTGTTTCTTTACCGCGAAATGTATTAGATGCCATTAATCTGCGTGAGACTACTCTGGATGATGAGTTAAAGAAAGGTACAGTGAAAATTGATGGGGATAGAAATAAACTAAGCGAGTTACTCGATATGCTGGTTGTATTTCAACCGACATTTAATATTATCACGCCGAATGAGCAATGA
- a CDS encoding membrane-targeted effector domain-containing toxin: MGQQSKANFSQSEPLYVLQRTGTKVGDNFSFDAIKNYIKSCPAAQDPLSRIIIEEDAIYFGHGLMEINAAFPQLPNFILVRPTKSFSEDNIESYGYNTQDARILTRNPIEAQQNHLKEEAGNFFSTLPKKQPLSVTNSIKNLHQPQDILCSLLDSNDTVAIGEIHTYKSSKKILIDNMKKLKEKGVDVVYLEHVFYDSQKDLFDAYFSSDSLELPVMLKDYLQYLDRGFNLSKSNDFSPYSFLGLVVQAKRCGIRIIPIDTIASYSTGSALYLGAPGVKDPADRCLMMNYVAAKNYMEEKRSHQKAIFFVGADHINDVNSGIPGITEITQSPTIVVEDNASDEEELTAGTHPNKPDLLIYMDTTLSEEAKQLKAEYELHVEQGKLRKEEQLRKQKAEELQAEEQERARRQQIIGAANDRLGKILNNLRERIGEIDQHHLAEAYDKSIELLEALEDAKSEYLQSLGDISVSSSVANRAFETRCTTLINRAKTVLERDLGWGDYLTNLLKSIANAIIRVASFGLSNSFFSLVRSESVVAAEETEIKLCSLACEN; this comes from the coding sequence ATGGGACAGCAATCAAAAGCAAATTTTTCACAGTCTGAACCACTTTACGTTTTGCAAAGAACGGGTACTAAAGTAGGCGATAATTTTTCTTTCGATGCAATCAAAAACTATATAAAAAGCTGCCCAGCAGCTCAAGATCCTCTTAGTAGAATTATCATTGAAGAGGATGCTATCTATTTTGGTCATGGCCTAATGGAAATAAATGCAGCCTTTCCACAACTGCCAAATTTTATCTTGGTTAGACCAACTAAATCATTTAGTGAAGATAATATAGAAAGCTATGGTTATAATACGCAAGATGCACGAATATTAACCCGTAATCCTATTGAAGCGCAGCAAAATCATTTGAAAGAAGAGGCAGGAAATTTTTTTTCCACGCTACCCAAAAAACAACCTCTATCGGTTACAAACAGCATAAAAAATTTACACCAACCGCAAGATATTTTATGCAGCCTGTTAGATAGCAATGATACGGTAGCTATTGGTGAGATACATACTTACAAATCAAGCAAAAAAATATTAATTGATAACATGAAAAAACTAAAAGAAAAGGGCGTTGATGTCGTTTATCTTGAGCATGTTTTTTATGATAGTCAAAAAGATCTGTTTGATGCTTATTTTTCATCAGATAGTCTTGAGTTACCTGTTATGTTGAAAGATTATTTACAATATTTGGATCGGGGTTTCAATCTTTCTAAGTCTAATGATTTTTCTCCTTATAGCTTTTTGGGGTTGGTCGTACAAGCCAAGCGATGCGGTATTCGTATTATCCCTATAGATACAATCGCTTCCTACTCCACAGGTTCAGCCTTATATTTAGGCGCACCAGGAGTAAAAGATCCAGCTGATCGCTGTCTGATGATGAACTATGTGGCAGCAAAAAATTACATGGAAGAAAAAAGATCACATCAAAAAGCAATTTTCTTTGTTGGTGCAGATCATATTAACGACGTGAATAGTGGCATACCTGGCATCACTGAAATTACCCAGAGTCCAACAATAGTAGTCGAAGATAATGCAAGCGATGAAGAAGAATTGACGGCAGGAACTCATCCGAATAAACCTGATTTATTGATCTATATGGATACAACTTTATCTGAGGAAGCAAAACAACTAAAGGCTGAATATGAACTGCACGTAGAGCAGGGCAAGCTGAGAAAAGAGGAACAACTACGTAAACAAAAAGCGGAAGAGCTTCAAGCTGAAGAGCAAGAAAGAGCACGTCGCCAACAAATTATTGGAGCGGCCAATGATCGGCTAGGAAAAATACTGAATAATCTTAGAGAAAGAATTGGTGAAATCGATCAGCACCATCTTGCAGAGGCCTATGATAAGTCTATTGAGTTATTAGAGGCATTAGAAGACGCGAAATCTGAATACCTCCAAAGTCTTGGCGATATAAGCGTAAGTAGTTCAGTTGCCAATCGAGCATTTGAAACACGCTGTACAACCCTAATCAATAGGGCGAAAACAGTATTAGAACGAGATTTGGGTTGGGGGGACTATTTAACCAATCTTTTAAAATCAATCGCTAATGCAATCATTCGGGTTGCTTCCTTTGGACTATCTAACTCCTTCTTTAGTTTAGTGCGCTCTGAATCGGTAGTAGCGGCTGAAGAGACAGAAATAAAGTTGTGCAGCCTAGCTTGTGAGAATTAG
- a CDS encoding LepB GTPase-activating domain-containing protein, which yields MLIYKGKVLTKFKDKKAGKNQSEVDGFYRDPNGFEFFIKKPKDPKELFTELFAGLLLQQFKQRGLIDKIYHDSLIAADLIQFEDGSYGLIQPKISFKELYKIIGTGYRDGSDRDPLTEMFCGPQYYILLTQLKQYFGLPTALMMSLLFGDNSVHSGNVVCLDVISAIEMAFIQFARIDWGAAFRYFGHPQNNEELLNPFEYQGWFNPKGYTKGYFLNYKKIKGLFPAIAGQASKLLAQVDEDLLVDIVTTALKQLPIDIIDNKTKMELAQYLYIESFNNISFGEKGNYQQFTHDIAKILYERLKKITVMHDLLPTSVDSDLSPIQYVESLPTAISLPVNMVTPFAEQMNIWLNILSSSDEKSIFDFNRLERDKLAKQFNCFMENILRQAERLNQYASEMPPVSPDNASESHVLRELFILNADLTPHYSSNFEIKHSYRQLYWQVVHTVLTTSFHAVVTIRVLQNTQNATEFEKASAIHFLFDTLKEHLQTLNKAYQVFIKELETTLSSMSGAQLATICHSEIEFINSSVLIGIIIRNPVLWSRMALSFAEEREELDQKTEQYHLISLQQCHQGFTLFLELAHELPSITQINARIILVTELNRLFAKLPQFLQAELAPTLNKIQDEFREWQLCNEKDILSLEEENKDRPSIERDSNNKESTRQKLKTETISTSHNAENYLLFFSHADTSKPSSFVDESIAKLV from the coding sequence ATGCTAATTTATAAAGGTAAGGTACTCACCAAATTCAAAGATAAAAAGGCGGGTAAAAATCAAAGCGAGGTAGATGGTTTTTATCGCGATCCCAATGGATTTGAATTTTTCATCAAAAAACCCAAAGATCCTAAAGAATTATTCACCGAATTGTTCGCCGGTTTATTGCTGCAACAATTTAAGCAACGGGGATTAATTGACAAAATTTATCACGACTCTTTAATCGCGGCCGATCTCATTCAATTCGAAGATGGTAGCTACGGACTGATTCAGCCTAAAATCTCATTCAAAGAATTATATAAAATCATTGGAACTGGCTATAGAGATGGCTCAGACAGAGATCCACTGACTGAAATGTTTTGTGGCCCACAATACTACATACTACTCACCCAATTAAAACAATATTTTGGTCTTCCTACCGCTTTGATGATGTCTTTGCTTTTTGGTGATAACAGCGTTCATAGCGGCAATGTCGTGTGCCTGGATGTGATTTCAGCTATTGAAATGGCATTTATTCAATTTGCCCGTATTGACTGGGGAGCCGCATTCCGTTATTTCGGCCACCCCCAAAATAATGAAGAGTTATTGAACCCATTTGAATATCAAGGATGGTTCAATCCCAAAGGATACACTAAAGGTTATTTTCTAAACTATAAGAAAATCAAGGGACTATTTCCTGCAATAGCGGGACAAGCGAGCAAATTGCTAGCGCAAGTAGATGAAGATCTACTAGTTGACATAGTCACTACGGCTCTCAAGCAACTCCCTATAGATATAATAGACAACAAAACTAAAATGGAATTAGCTCAGTATCTTTATATTGAATCATTCAACAACATCAGTTTTGGTGAAAAAGGTAATTACCAGCAATTTACACACGACATAGCCAAAATTTTATATGAGCGCCTGAAAAAAATTACAGTAATGCATGATTTACTACCTACTTCAGTTGATTCAGATCTATCACCAATTCAATATGTAGAGAGTTTACCAACAGCGATTTCCTTGCCGGTTAATATGGTTACTCCATTTGCTGAACAGATGAATATTTGGCTAAATATATTGTCCTCATCCGATGAAAAAAGTATTTTTGATTTTAATAGGCTCGAACGCGATAAATTAGCCAAACAATTTAATTGTTTTATGGAAAACATATTACGCCAAGCTGAGCGATTAAATCAGTACGCTAGCGAAATGCCCCCAGTATCTCCCGATAATGCCTCAGAAAGCCATGTTTTACGTGAGTTGTTTATTTTAAATGCTGATTTAACCCCACATTATTCTTCTAATTTTGAAATAAAACATTCTTATCGACAGCTGTATTGGCAAGTAGTTCATACTGTATTAACAACCAGCTTCCATGCTGTAGTCACCATTCGAGTATTACAAAATACTCAAAACGCTACTGAGTTTGAAAAAGCATCAGCCATTCATTTTCTTTTCGATACATTAAAAGAACACTTGCAAACATTGAATAAAGCGTATCAAGTGTTCATAAAAGAATTAGAAACTACACTTTCCTCAATGTCCGGAGCACAACTCGCTACAATTTGTCATAGTGAAATAGAGTTTATTAATTCAAGTGTACTCATAGGGATAATAATTAGAAACCCAGTTCTTTGGTCGCGAATGGCTCTGTCTTTTGCTGAGGAGCGGGAAGAGTTAGACCAAAAAACAGAACAATATCACCTTATTAGCTTACAACAATGTCATCAAGGATTTACTCTCTTCTTAGAATTAGCGCATGAATTGCCCTCAATAACCCAGATTAATGCAAGGATAATTCTAGTTACTGAGCTCAACAGACTATTTGCCAAATTACCACAATTTTTACAAGCAGAGCTTGCCCCTACCCTTAATAAAATTCAAGATGAATTTAGGGAATGGCAACTCTGTAACGAAAAAGATATCCTATCGTTAGAAGAGGAAAATAAAGACCGCCCATCAATAGAAAGAGACTCTAACAATAAAGAATCAACACGACAAAAGCTAAAAACAGAAACAATTTCCACAAGCCATAATGCAGAAAATTATTTGCTTTTTTTCAGCCATGCCGACACCAGCAAACCATCGTCCTTTGTTGATGAATCAATAGCTAAATTAGTTTAA
- a CDS encoding Dps family protein, with product MKKVEQLKMSAFNDLDVKSRRAIARAVNPLIADIFALFVKTKNFHWHMSGSHYRDYHLLLDEHSDQIFAMIDVLAERMRKLDERTIQSIGQISELKNIKDVNESLSAKEMLQILLQDNQDFLARMRRAHHVCSEGNDVATTSILENYIDETERRIWFLFETLAH from the coding sequence ATGAAAAAAGTGGAACAATTGAAGATGTCCGCGTTTAATGATCTTGATGTGAAAAGTCGTCGTGCAATTGCACGCGCCGTTAATCCTCTTATAGCAGATATCTTTGCTTTATTTGTTAAGACAAAAAATTTCCATTGGCATATGTCAGGTTCTCATTACCGTGACTATCATCTTTTATTAGACGAGCATAGCGATCAGATTTTTGCCATGATTGATGTCTTAGCTGAGCGTATGCGTAAATTAGATGAAAGAACGATTCAGTCAATAGGGCAGATTAGCGAGTTGAAAAATATTAAAGATGTTAATGAAAGTTTATCTGCTAAAGAGATGCTGCAAATACTTTTGCAAGACAATCAGGACTTTTTGGCGCGTATGCGAAGAGCCCATCATGTGTGCAGTGAGGGCAATGATGTGGCAACAACCAGTATATTGGAAAATTATATTGATGAAACAGAGCGACGTATTTGGTTTTTATTTGAAACTCTAGCACATTAA
- a CDS encoding SemiSWEET family sugar transporter: MTIAMFSGTIAFITSFIGLLPQIVKSFRTRSTQDLSMVMLINYLICSVAWIIYGSSTDSFFVVSSNVVGLIVSLLLILLKRHYDARPN, encoded by the coding sequence GTGACCATAGCTATGTTTTCAGGCACGATTGCTTTCATTACTTCTTTTATTGGTTTATTACCACAAATCGTTAAATCCTTCAGGACTCGATCAACGCAGGATCTTTCCATGGTGATGTTGATTAACTATCTGATTTGCTCTGTTGCCTGGATTATTTATGGAAGTAGTACCGATTCTTTTTTTGTAGTGAGCTCGAATGTAGTCGGTTTAATTGTCAGTCTGCTGCTTATCCTATTAAAGAGGCACTATGATGCACGACCTAATTAA